The Prionailurus bengalensis isolate Pbe53 chromosome E2, Fcat_Pben_1.1_paternal_pri, whole genome shotgun sequence region gggagagagagagaatcccaagcaggctccacgctgccagcgcagagcctgatgcggggctcgaactcacgcaccgtgagatcacgacctgaacccaCATCgcgagtcggacgctcaactgacggggccacccaggcgtccccagagcTTCCGATTCACGAGCTCTTGCCTCCTGCGTCCGTCCCCTCTGCTTTCACTGCTTCTGTCCACCTCGGGCGCCACCGCCCCCATGGCACCTGTCGCCATCTCTCCCCCGCGGAGACACAGCAGGCATCCCCCTGGCCTCCCGGCTTCTCCTGCCCCTACAATCCCTTCTCCACGCAGCCCATGTGCCTGCAAACTCTTTGGGGCCCTCAGTCATTTTTAAGAGTGCCATGAGCTCCTGTGACTGAAAGCTTTGAGAGCCACGGCTCTCCATGATTTGGGCCGCTGGTGCTTCATCCGACATCCTCTCCCCGCCCCTGACCAACTCATGTGTCAGTTTCCTCACCGGCCTTCCTTGTACCAGCATGCCAATCTTTCCctgaccacagggcctttgcacatgccgcTCTCTGCCTGCAATTCTGCCCCAATCTCCCCAAGCTGGGTCCCTCAACTTCCTTTCGATGCCACCCTCCTCCCAGAGGCCATCTTATGAGTAGCAGGTGCCCCAACTACCACCATCCAATTCTTTTCTAACTTcacttccaccccaccccccccccgcccccacaatgTTTATTGCACCTTATCGTTATTCTGCTTATCTGGTGGTTTGCTTACTCTGTCTCCTACCATCAGAATGTGAGTTCCAGGAGGGCTGGGACCTTATCTATTCCCTCTGTCCCCAGCACGGGCACAACGCGCACAGAAAGCACTCAAGAAACAGTTGTGGAGGAAAGCAACGAACTTGGGAACCTTCTGATCTCCAATCTTGTAAGttatccaaaaacaaacaaggagGGCAGAGGAATGAACATTCCCAGTTTTTAACAGGAAGCTCAGTAATTAACTGCAAatgcttaaataaaaatagaatacatcTGGAAAAAGACACAAGTGACtcctcacgggggggggggggggggggcgctgcctCCAGGGAAGATGCCCTGGGAGCTGATGGGTGGGATCAGGGACGGGAGGGGACACGTTGAACTGGGCTTAAATGCTCCGCCATGAGAGGGTCTCAAGTGTTCAACGGAGAACACTGGTTTTCAAGTTCTCTTCGTGAATCATAGGTTTAGAATGCTAACAATTTGGGCggcccctggctggctctgaATCCTCATGACCTCCTCCACCGTGTCTCCTCCAGCCACCCCGGGCTCCTTGTTCAAGCCcgttcctgccccagggcctttgcacttactgttccCTCCGCCCGGTAGGGGCCTCCCCCACACCTCCACTCTTTCCCTccttcattcaggtctctgctcagcagcacctcctcagggaggccctccctgacctccctAAACCCAGTCCCTCACCAAtctcctttcctctgcttcattttcctccGCGGTCCTTATCGCGTAAGCTACTATCGACTCATTTGTTTAAGATCCACCTCCCCACCGAGACGTGATtctacaagaaaacaaacaaacatcatcTGGGTGATCCAGATGTAACCCCATCTGGTGCTGTAACCCCCGGGGGGCCTGGAAAAGTGCGGAAGCACGTGGTAGGTGCTCGGTGGCTGTCTGTCGAACGAACGTCACTGAGTCGCCGCCGCAGAGAAGCTTGGGAAGAACGCTCAGGGCCCCCTTGGGCTCTTTAGAATCAGACCCTCCCAAGATCTCGGCCTCAAGTATCAGAACAGGGAACTCGCCCCCTTCGAGCAGCGATCGCTGCCACCAAAGGGCAGAGCCAGGTGACTCGATGCGATACAGACGGGCAAAACCGAGGCACCGAGGGGTGGTTACCCGGAGTCCAGAAAGGCCCCGTACTGTTGGGGGGAGGCTGTCGTCTGATGGCCGGACCCAGTCTGGCGGCATCGGACACGGGGAAGGAGTGGGGGACACGGCGTAGAGGCGGGGCTGGCGAGGCTTGGTCACTGAGGGACCCTGTGCGAGCGGCACTGGGGAGCCACAGAAGGCTCCGCGGGAGGAAAGCGAAGGAGAGGGCCGTAGGTCCGAGGGGGCCAATCAGGGCGGGGGGTGTGGTCAAGCGGGTGGGCGGGGCCCGCGAGGGCGGGCCAATgggggcgagggggcggggccgagggcggCCCCTCGGGGACCCAGAAGAGGCAAGGCGGGAGGGCGCTGATGGCTTTTCCAGAGAGGAAGCGGGGGAAGGTGCCAGGAAGAGATAAGGTGggaggccgggccgggccggggcgcgGGTCCCGGGCTCCGGGGTTTGTCCGGGTTTCcggagccgccccccccccccgcctggcgGGGGCACCAGGTGTCCGGCCCGACCCCGCCCCTCTGTCCCACGGTCCCGGGCCCCGGCTCCCCGCCGCTGTCCCGTCCTCCGCTTCCCCGAGGGGCCGTGGGGGCAGGAGGGCGAGGCAGAGCGGGGAgcgagagatggacagagagaggaggcagggacgGGGACACAGAGACAGTCCAGGGCCCGGacgggggaggagagaaaggtggATCCCGCAGGCCTGGAGGCACCCGCTGGGCCACGCCCTCCCAAGGAGgattcctggggtgggggtgggggtgggggccctgaCTCGccccctctctgctgctcccgCAACCACCACCTCGGGCTCTCCACCTCTCACAACCTTccaggcctccctgcctgcccagcttcctgccccacctcctccctggcaGCCTCCCCTAAGAATGTTCCATTTGGCCTCCCAGATCGCTCTCAAACCAgtgctctcctccccctccccgagGCCCTGCTCTGATCCAGCCTCCTCCCCGTTCCTCGgtccccagcctccttcctggtCTCTGGCCCCAGTCTCGCGGCCCTTGAATCCACCCGCTAGAAGGCAGCCCGAGTAGGACTCCGTCCCTCCTGTGCTCCGAacccttccatggctccccagcaccctccccccccccccccccttgccagGACGCCGCGCAGCTTCTAGGCCACAGCCCTGGGTGGTCTgactcccacccacctccccagcctcGGATTCAGTTCCTCGCGCTGTCTACACCGGGTGCAACACTGCCATCTTGCCTCTCTCTTGAACTGGCCATGTGCTGATCTCCGGTCCAGGCACTCGCTGGTCCCACTATCTAGAATTCCCCTCCTCACCCTGCGGTTTGCAGCTCAGACGCCCTCTCCTCCAAgaagccccctgcccctgcccccccccccccagctccccaggACGGGTAGCCCTGTGCACGCTGCGCCATCGCTGTCTGGGGCTGGGTCTGTCTCCTCCCCTGAACTGCTCCGGATCCTCAGTACCGCCCAACACAGGGCCAGGCACAGGGGGGGTGTGGTTGAAGAAGGGTGTCCGTTCAAAGGCCCTCTGTTCAGTAAGTATTGACTGAGCACCAACTCTGTTCCAGGCGCCGGGGGCACGGCGGTGAACAAATTCAGACATCTCTGATTCTGTGGGGCTTAAATGCAGGCGGTGAACCCAGAAGCTCCAAAGTACGCAGAACGCAAGGCAGTCATGAGCGCCGCGAAGAAAACTACAGCAAGCCTTCAAGCAAGACGGGCGCGGGAGAGTTCTAAAAACGGAGGGCGGGCAAGGCAGCTTTCCTGAGCAGGTTAAGCAAAGTCTCGTTGGAGGTGAGGCGTGCGCCAAGCGGACAGCCAGGTAGGAGAGGGGCGAGGAGTGGGGGGCGCTTTCCAGGAAGCGGGAACGgtaggtgcaaaggccctgaggccagagcCAGGAGGACCGCGTGAAGGTGCAACGAATGAAGAGGAGGGCGGAGAGGAAACGCATcgtggaggtgggtggagaggctGTGGGCCACTGGGGGCGGTGCGAGGGGAGGGCCACGCCACCTTGTGCCACAATGACCCAGCCTGGAGGAATCTGTTAGACCAGAGAACTAACCAATCGGAGAGCCGAGAAGTCGGCGACTGGCAGCCAAGCGGACCGGACGGGGAGGCGGGACCAGGGCCGTCCCCGCCCCCGGCCACcgctccccgccccaccccagtcCCCCCGCAGCGCGGCTCACCCGCACCAGCCGGGCCCTCTTCACCAGGTCGTTGAGCTTGCGCAGGGCGGCGTGGCGTGGCAGGCCCTGGATGTCCCGGAACAGATCCTGCTCCTCCAACTCGAAGAGGCGCCGGTTGTCGGGCACCAGGAGGGGCTGGGACCAGAAGGAGCCGATGTAGACGCGCAGCACCTCGGGCGTGCCCACCACCTTGCCCAGCGCCCACATGAGCGCCCCGTAGACGCGCATCAGCTGCTGGGTCTCCACCATGTCCGCCTTGTTGAGCACCACGCGGATCTTGTCCTCGTGGCCCCGGAGGGCGCCGATGGCCTCCGAGAACTCGTCCGAGATCTCCAGCTTGTGCGCGTCGAAGAGCAGGATGATGAGGTCCACGCGCTCCGCGAACCAGCGCAGCACGGCCGGGAAGTCGTAGCCTGCGGGTACGGAGCACAAGGGGCGGGAAGGGCAGaggtcagccccccccccctccttccctgccctccagccttTCTGAAGCATCCGCGCCTTTGGATTGATAGCGCCTTTGGATTGATAGCGGACTGTACGGACGTTCAGGTTGTTGACTTTCAAAAACCCTTCTCTGAGAAACCGCCCAGGCCCCCAAGTGCATCCcgctcctctgcccccccccccagcccccagaatTTCTCCATCACTctgaccccagcccccagcccctcggGCCATCTGGCTACAGAGGACTGATCACCTACCcccttttcattcattccttagGCCGATCCAGACGTATAGGTTGTCAAAATACTGAAGTGTTTCTTAACAGACTCTCCGTGCTTCTatgacaccccccacccctccgcgaGTCTCCCAAGTGCCACCATCACCCCAGCCCCGTCCTAGGACTTCTGGATCTCCCCACAATCCAGCCACCAAAGAGTTCACGTTGGCTCTGGCTATGCTTTTGCTAGaacagatggtaaatattttgagtttatttaacaGTATTTACATCTCTGTAATGTAAACAGTATTTACAGctcttctgtgtgccaggctctagCCTGGGCACCAGGGATGCCACAGAGAACACAGAGACAGGTCCTTGCCTTTCGTGGAGTATCTGGCTCGACAACTGGTTCCTgtattccttcctcccttccttccttccttccttccttccttccttcctcattcattcgttcgttcacaCTGTTCACTCTTCTGCTGCTCGCTTGTTCACTCAAACAGCGATGctcaggggagcagagaggagtgTTGGCAACCCCCTGACATGGCAGCCaggaagacctgggtttgaatcccgactctgccccccaccccacccccagctgtgtgaccttaagcgaGTAGGAAACCTCTCTGAACTTGCGTggcctcttctgtgaaatggaagtCGTGACGGAACATCACCTGTCGGACTGTGGTGAGGACAAGGGAATAGAAACGAGCCAATATACATAATGAGCcgaaggggcgcccgggtggctcagtccgttgagcatctgattctcgatctgggctcaggtcatgagcccagggtcatgggatcaagctccagtTTGGGCTCCCGtgctgatctctctctctctttctctctctctctccctctgcccctccctcactgtctctctctctctcttaaaaaaaaaaaggggggcacctgggtggttcaatcggtttaagcgtccgacttcagctcaggtcgtgatctcatggtccgtgggttcgagccccgcgtcgggctctgtgctgacagctcagagcccggagcctccttcagCGTCTCCGTctttttctacccctcccctgcttgtgctctgtctctctctctctctctctctcccaaaaataaataaacgttacaattttttttttattaaaaataagagcctaaaacagtgcctgttTCAAAGAAGTAGCTGCAGGCATGTAAACTACACCTCGATTAAacgggtaaaaaaaaaaccccaaaaccccaaCAGCCTGGGAACATGGCAAGTGCCCGACGAGTCTTAGCTGCGACGCACACAGGACGCCATGGGTGTGTCATTTAGGAACCACCCCAGGGCAGTGCCAGTCCTGTTCTCATCGGGTTCATGGTCCACCGAGGACAGGCCCAGAGTGGTCAGGATGGGCTGGGGGAGCCCAGCGGCGAGCACCTGAcccagcctggggggggggggtggtggtcagAGAGGGCTTCTCGGAGGAGGGGACCCAAGGGCGACCTGGGGGACGAGGAAGGAGTTAACTGGAGGAGCAGGGAGCCCGCCGCTGACTCCCCTGACGTCACTTCATCCTCCCCCTGATTCGACTCCTTGAGTCTTCAAAACAACCTCGGGAGACAGGCACTCTTATGATCCCCAtgttccagaggaggaaactgaggcacggagaggtgaCGGGATTTACTCAGGACATGCAAGGAGGGGGCACAGAGCAGGAGCCCGCATGGGTCCCTATGCTCCCCCGAGGGGCTGGTGTTGGGTGCTCCAAGGAGGAAGCAGGTCCCCTGTGGCCCCTGGGGACTGgaccgggtgggggggggggcgacacTGTTTGGGGGGGAGGAAGGGCTGGGTAACCAGAGGGACAGCGTCTGGGGCTCCCTCCATCCCCAgtggctacacacacacacacacacacacacacaggctagGATTTGGAAAGTGTGTCTCATgcggggcgggagggagggagggagactgagTCAGCGTGGGAACAAGAGACGTGGCAGAGAGCACCCGGGGGTGTCCGGCCGGCTATGGCCCTCAACGCAGGTACACCGTGCTCAGCACGCCCACGGCGCCTACTGTGTGCACACACCGAAGTTCCTGGCAGGGTCTGACCCTTAATTTTAACCCCCTGTGCAGCCTAGGGAGGCCGAtactattatcattcccattttacagatggggagactgaggcagggagCGATTAAGTGGCTTGCCCCGAGGGCACGGGCTAAAACCAGCAAagccccggggcacctgggtggctcggtcgatggAACggcagactcttggtttcagctcgggtcatgatctcaaggttcgggggggttcgagccccgccatcaggctcCGCGCTCACAGGTACCCaggccgcttgggattctgtctctctcccgctctctctgcccctcccccgctcgtgctctctctctctctctctctctctctctctttctctctctcaaaataagtaaataaacttaaaaacaattacaaatatcAGAGCCCGGATTCGAACCCCCCACCAGAGTCTCCACGATGCTAGGGTCACACACATGTGTGTCCCCGGATATTATATACACGCTTTCCGCCAATGCGCCCCACGAAGTCACATCCAGCTACAATCAGAGGCGCAGACTCCCAGACCCCCCCCCtccgccacacacacacccatacagacagacttcctcttcctctacccACCCTGCCAGGGAAGGAGACCCCTACTCTCTCCTCCCCGCAGCCTTCAGCCCCCACCcggcacccctccctctctcccaggccTAGCCCCAGGAGGCAGCGCCCCAGGAACCCTCAGCCCAGCCTCTTGCCTCCCCCCTCAGGCTGGCTGCCAGCCCGCCCTCTGATCGGTTCGGCAGCTGCCCCCTGCCTCTTTCCCAAGGGGACGCGCGCCCGCTGGGCAGCGGCCAGGGACGCCGTAACCCTCCtcgccctccccctgccccgcgGCCCAGCCTCCCGTCCCCTCTGCCCCACAAGGCGGCCTCCTTTGCCCCAGTCCCGGGCCCCTGAGGCCAGGCGGGCGCGGGACAGAAACTGtggggggggctgtggggggggcGCAGAGGCTGAgctggctgggctggggtggggggccggcTCCCCCCGGGGCCCCCGCTGGAATTCACCCCCCGCTGCTCCCCCTGCACAGCTGTTTATAAATTCCAGGCCGGGCCTTGGCCGGCGCCCAGAttccccctcccaacccctgctCAGCCCCATCTGCGGCCCAGACGTAGAAGCCAGGAGCgtgcctgggggcgggggtgggggtggggggggcatacCCAGGGCCTCCCTGCCcggcctctgcctcctctctgggcctcctgtcTCTCGGTAAGGCTGCCGGGCGCTCAGATCTTTGTCTCTGACTTGgcgtatctccctctgtctctctcgatctctccctctctgtcctcccgACCAGCCCAGACACGGGCTGCACCCTGCTCCCCCCCCCGTGTTCACGCACACGCCTCCCCGGTGCCCTCAACGTGTGGAGACACGGAGGAATCACAGCCTCCCATGGGCTCCCTTCTGCTGCCCGGCGGCTGGGGCCAGCTGACACGGGCCCGTGTCCCAGCAGAGGCCGGGCCGCCTCCTCCCTCAGGCTCAGCCGTCCGGCCCCACTCACCACGGCTCACTCTCTGTTTGGTGCCTGACAGGATGCCCGGGGTGTCGATGATACTAATGCTCTCCAGGACCTGATTGGGCAGCTGGGCACACATGAACCTgaggcagagggggaggcaggggtcaacgcggggagaggcaggaggagaggcCACAGAAGAAGGCAGACGAGGGCTCCACAGAGGGTGAAtgaggcagagagcaggaagaATCtcgaaagagaaaaggaagatcaggacagagaataaataacacttacttaaggaaaaaaaaaaaaaaaagaaaaatcaggggcgcctgggtggctcagtcagttgagcgtccgacttcggctcaggtcgtgagctcacggtttgtgggttcgagccccgcgtcaggctctgtgctgccggctcagagccaggagcccgctccggattctgtgtctccccctctctctgaccctcccctgttcacacgcccactctctccctccctctcgagaacaaacagtaaaaaattaaaaaaaaaacaaaaaaatcagagctGACgttcactgagcacttactttgtgccaggtactgttctaagcaccTCGTGTGTGAGCGGGGACCGTGGTTATCCCCATGTCCCAGATGAGGCTAagagaggtacagagaagttaagtcatttGCCCAGAGCCGCCCAGCTAGAAAGGAGTCGGACCCAGGCAAGCTGGCTCCATGGGCCCTAGAGGGGGCGGaagagcagaggcaggaaggggggaggatctggaagagagaagggaattgGGGCTGAAAAGAAAGCAACGCATGCAGGGCAGGGACGGAGGCGCCAGGGACAGGAAGTTGCCCCCCTGCGTCTCAAAGTGCCTACCTATTGAGGAAGGTGTTCCCAAAAGGGTTGAGCTTGCGGAATGGCTTGTCCGGGTCAACCACGAGGGCGTTGCCCGGCACGGTGCCCTCCGTGTCCCCGTGCATGACGGCCACAAAGCAGTCGGTGGTCGGCTCGGGCCCCACGCGGGAGCCCGGCACCTCCTGCTCCAGCAGGTACTGGATGAAGCTGGTCTTGCCCGTGCTGTACTGGCCGGCCACCAGCACCATGGGCTTGCCGTCGAAATCGGCGTCCTCCAGGGCCGGCGAGTGGAAGGCCCCGAATCGATAGTGTTCCTCAAGGGGCAGCAGTTTGGTGCGGTACAGCTCCTTGAGCGATGAGGTCACCGTGCGGATGGCCTCGGGCTGCTGGCCCCGCGCCCCGCTCCGCTTCAGCCAGCTGAACATGGTGGCCGAGCGCTGCCCACTGGGCTTGCCGAGGGAGACGTGCAGGGCCGGGGGGAGTTGCCTGCGGGAGGAGGAGAGGGTGttgacggcgggggggggggggggctgcctggtggagggggaggagggtaggaaatggggaggggggagcagcagagagcaCTGATGGTGGAGGGCAGGACGTGATGGTTcgtggaggaggcaggaggaagagaacgAGGTTTTCAGTGGAAGCAGGATTGGATGGGGACCGAGGGATGGACAAAGGGAAGGCTGTGGAAGCTGCCTGGAAGAAATGTATTCCTTCATCCGCTGctcatcctttccttcctcccttccctcccttccatcaaTCCACACATTTTCACTGAAGCCATGGGTCAGGAGCTATGGATCCAGAAACAGGACTGAGACTGGCCCGTACCTACTCAGAGTCCCCATTGAGGGGAGGACGTGGCACCAAGCAGTCAGTGGTGCCTGGGAAATGCCGGGCAGTGGCAGCAGAGGGGGGGACACAGTGAACTGACCACAGGAGCGGCAAACTCTGGCGGAGCTGACTGTTGAGCTGCTCGCTTCCATGCAAAACAAGGATACGGTGCAAAACAGGCGGAGAGGATGGTGTGTGCcaaggctgggagctgggagacACGTGGAGGAGGTTGCTGGACACAGGAGGGGTGGCAACTAAGGCTGAGGAGTTGCCAGGGTGCACTCAGGTACAAGAGACCTCAGGGGATCACAAGAATAATAACATTTACGATCACTGCATTCCAGACACTGCTCTGACTCGTTTCATCTTCATAACAACACTGTGAGATAGGGCTGTTGTTATCCCCACATGTCTGACTCACAAAGCGGGCTCGCTCGCGAAGACAGCaataacttgccccaaatcacttGCTTAGAAAGTGCGCGGTCTGGGACTCCAGGCAACCTGACCTCAGAGCCTGCGCTCCTAAGTCTAAGAACTCGGGAGGACAGAATCACCGACCCAGCAGCAACAAGCACCCCCAGCACCCAGACTGTGTTCTCTATATTCCCTTactatcttttcattctctgtaGGATCTGTAGTGCTGCCCCCTCTTTCGTGCCGGATATCAgtcatttgtgtgtcttttttcttttttcttttttttccttgatccGTCTCGGTAGATGCTTATAATGTTACTGATCTTTCCACAGGACCAGCTTTGGGTCAGACTGGAGTCTCCAGATACCAGTTGCCATTAAAAAGCAAAACgaagcaaaacaagacaaaaccaaaCCACGAAAAACAGGGccccttggagaaatggctgttgCCAGGGCCGGGGCAAGGGAAGGATCAGTGAAGCTGCGTCAGGTACTGGGAAGGTGCTCAAAGATGGGGCACAGGGTGTCAAAGGTGTGGCACGGGGACAC contains the following coding sequences:
- the EHD2 gene encoding EH domain-containing protein 2, whose amino-acid sequence is MFSWLKRSGARGQQPEAIRTVTSSLKELYRTKLLPLEEHYRFGAFHSPALEDADFDGKPMVLVAGQYSTGKTSFIQYLLEQEVPGSRVGPEPTTDCFVAVMHGDTEGTVPGNALVVDPDKPFRKLNPFGNTFLNRFMCAQLPNQVLESISIIDTPGILSGTKQRVSRGYDFPAVLRWFAERVDLIILLFDAHKLEISDEFSEAIGALRGHEDKIRVVLNKADMVETQQLMRVYGALMWALGKVVGTPEVLRVYIGSFWSQPLLVPDNRRLFELEEQDLFRDIQGLPRHAALRKLNDLVKRARLVRVHAYIISYLKKEMPSVFGKENKKKQLILKLPVIFAKIQLEHHISPGDFPDCQKMQELLMAHDFTKFHSLKPKLLEALDEMLTHDIAKLMPLLRQEELENTEVGVQGGAFEGTHMGPFVERGPDEALEDGEEGSDDEAEWVVTKDKSKYDEIFYNLVPADGKLSGTKAKTWMVGTKLPNSVLGRIWKLSDVDRDGMLDDEEFALASHLIEAKLEGHGLPTNLPRRLVPPSKRRHKGSAE